One Nitrospira sp. DNA window includes the following coding sequences:
- a CDS encoding Transposase, with product MINRTHALPVVRQCQLLGLSRSTAYYQPTPVSGTELALMRRLDELHLLHPFAGARMLRDLLRQEGRTIGRRHVATLMRRMGIEALYRKPHLSQRHPAHTIYPYLLRDLTIRRPNQVWAADITYIPMARGFVYLFAVLDWASRRVLAWRLSNTLTTDFCLDAVQEAITRHGLPTIFNTDQGCQFTSHEFTGLLTQHGIQISMDGKGCWRDNVFVERLWKSIKYEEVYLHEYDTVNAAHQGLERYLTFYNQTRPHQALDGKTPDQVYYDNLTTQLTAA from the coding sequence ATGATCAACCGAACCCATGCCCTGCCAGTCGTTCGGCAATGTCAGCTCCTCGGGTTGTCTCGCTCGACGGCCTACTACCAGCCGACGCCGGTGTCAGGGACGGAGCTGGCGCTGATGCGTCGGCTGGATGAACTCCACCTGCTTCATCCGTTTGCCGGCGCCCGCATGCTGCGCGATCTCTTGCGGCAAGAGGGCCGAACCATCGGACGGCGGCATGTGGCGACATTGATGCGCCGCATGGGGATTGAGGCCCTGTATCGCAAGCCGCACCTTAGCCAGCGGCATCCGGCCCACACCATCTATCCGTATCTCCTCCGCGATCTCACGATCCGTCGTCCCAATCAGGTCTGGGCGGCGGATATCACCTACATTCCGATGGCACGGGGCTTCGTCTATTTGTTCGCCGTGCTCGACTGGGCCAGTCGCCGGGTGCTGGCCTGGCGACTCTCCAACACGCTCACGACTGACTTCTGTCTGGACGCGGTGCAGGAGGCGATTACCCGGCACGGCCTTCCGACCATCTTCAATACTGACCAAGGGTGCCAATTCACCAGCCACGAATTCACCGGACTGCTCACCCAGCACGGCATCCAGATCAGCATGGACGGAAAAGGGTGTTGGCGAGACAACGTGTTCGTCGAGCGACTCTGGAAGAGCATTAAATACGAGGAGGTCTATTTGCACGAGTACGACACCGTCAATGCAGCCCACCAGGGCTTGGAGCGCTACCTGACATTCTACAATCAGACCCGGCCCCATCAGGCGCTTGACGGCAAGACGCCCGACCAGGTGTACTATGACAACCTGACGACACAGCTCACGGCCGCGTAG
- a CDS encoding DNA polymerase I, which yields MPTLYLIDGSAYIYRAFFALPPLSNSKGLQTNAVYGFTTMLLKVLRDHRPDYVAVVFDEKGPTHRHEAFKEYKAQRPPMPQGMSAQVPYIHRVVEALSVPVIRQAGYEADDLIGTLARKAEANGLEVAIVTSDKDMFQLLTPKTRIYDPVKDKWFGEADSQARFGVEPARVVEVMGLMGDTSDNIPGVKGIGEKTAVKLITQFGTIDELLNRIEEVTSTKTKNLLLEQGDNARMSKRLATIQLDCPIEFDLARFQAKVPHTETLVGLLRELEFMTLAKTFQGDTPEQNRLGAEVEQIHDAVGAEAFLKRLRDEDIVGVACLLGGETGVRAEVQGCALGLPDGGAAFVQGEAQGWPRPITGFLRDAHRPKAVHDLKPALLAFRRQGVEVEGPCFDTMVADYLLNPNRRAHTLEAVAMDQLSYQLGTGASEQADKGPASLFDVDEGLVRRTGEAAAVTAKVAPLLRERLREEGSLSLFQDVEMPLVPVLAEIERNGFLLDVEGLHGLSKELERELDQMVGTIYRLAGGEFNIGSPKQLATVLFETLGLKPLRKTKTGYSTDEDTLTQLAAQHELPAQILNYRILTKLKSTYVDALPQLVNPETKRLHTSLNQTVAATGRLSSTDPNLQNIPVKGDYGLRIREAFIAAPEHQLLCADYSQVEPRILAHLSQDPRLLQVFEQGEDIHMATAMEIFNLPAGQVTRDMRRAAKSVVFGIVYGISPFGLASNIGVSQADAKKYIETFFEKFAAVRALMDRNIEEGKTKGYTTTILGRRRPIPELQSGDPAQRGMGERMAVNSPIQGSAADLIKVAMINVHRRLHDELPTTKMILQVHDELIFEAPELDLEKAKRLVRQEMEATGTKLGLSVPLKVDLGVGHNWRSAHP from the coding sequence GTGCCAACGTTATATCTGATCGACGGCAGCGCCTACATCTACCGGGCGTTCTTTGCCTTGCCGCCGCTGTCCAATTCCAAAGGCCTGCAGACCAACGCCGTCTATGGTTTCACGACCATGCTGTTGAAGGTCCTGCGGGACCATCGGCCTGACTATGTCGCAGTGGTCTTCGACGAGAAGGGGCCGACCCATCGCCATGAGGCCTTCAAGGAGTACAAGGCGCAGCGGCCTCCGATGCCGCAAGGCATGAGCGCGCAGGTTCCTTACATCCATCGCGTGGTGGAAGCTTTGTCGGTGCCGGTGATCAGGCAGGCGGGGTACGAGGCCGACGATCTGATCGGCACCTTGGCGCGCAAGGCGGAAGCCAATGGCCTTGAGGTGGCGATCGTGACCAGTGACAAGGACATGTTTCAGCTGCTCACGCCGAAGACGCGCATTTACGATCCGGTGAAGGACAAATGGTTCGGCGAAGCGGATTCGCAGGCACGATTCGGGGTGGAGCCGGCGCGGGTCGTCGAGGTGATGGGCCTTATGGGCGATACGAGCGACAACATTCCCGGTGTGAAGGGGATCGGCGAGAAGACGGCGGTGAAATTGATCACGCAGTTCGGCACCATCGATGAGCTATTGAACCGCATTGAGGAAGTGACCTCGACCAAAACCAAGAATCTTTTGCTGGAGCAGGGCGACAACGCGCGCATGAGCAAGCGCCTGGCGACGATTCAATTGGATTGTCCGATCGAGTTCGACCTGGCTCGGTTCCAGGCGAAAGTGCCGCATACCGAGACATTGGTGGGACTGTTGCGAGAGCTGGAGTTCATGACGCTGGCCAAGACGTTTCAAGGTGATACGCCTGAGCAAAATCGGTTGGGGGCCGAGGTCGAGCAGATCCACGATGCCGTCGGAGCCGAGGCCTTTCTCAAGAGGCTGCGAGATGAAGACATTGTGGGGGTTGCCTGCCTATTGGGCGGCGAAACAGGCGTGAGGGCGGAGGTGCAGGGTTGTGCGTTGGGCCTACCGGACGGCGGTGCCGCATTTGTGCAGGGCGAGGCGCAGGGCTGGCCACGACCGATCACCGGGTTCCTGCGTGACGCCCACAGGCCGAAAGCGGTGCATGATCTCAAGCCGGCCCTATTGGCGTTCCGCCGTCAGGGGGTGGAGGTGGAGGGGCCTTGCTTCGACACGATGGTCGCAGACTATCTGTTGAACCCGAATCGCCGCGCACACACCTTGGAAGCGGTCGCCATGGACCAACTGAGTTATCAGCTCGGTACCGGGGCGAGCGAGCAGGCAGACAAGGGGCCTGCGTCCCTGTTCGATGTCGATGAAGGCTTGGTCCGTCGGACGGGAGAAGCAGCGGCGGTGACGGCTAAGGTTGCGCCGTTGTTACGCGAGCGGCTGAGGGAGGAGGGGAGTCTGTCGTTGTTTCAGGACGTGGAAATGCCCCTCGTGCCGGTGCTGGCCGAGATCGAGCGCAATGGGTTTCTGCTGGACGTGGAGGGTTTGCATGGGTTGAGCAAGGAGTTGGAGCGGGAACTCGATCAGATGGTGGGCACGATTTATCGCCTGGCGGGCGGTGAGTTCAACATCGGCTCGCCGAAGCAACTCGCGACCGTGCTCTTCGAGACATTGGGGTTGAAGCCGCTGCGGAAAACGAAAACCGGTTACTCCACTGATGAAGACACGCTCACGCAACTGGCCGCCCAGCATGAGCTGCCGGCGCAAATCCTGAACTACCGCATCTTGACCAAGCTCAAATCAACCTATGTCGATGCCTTGCCGCAGCTGGTGAATCCCGAGACCAAGCGGCTCCACACCTCACTCAACCAGACGGTGGCGGCCACGGGCCGACTGTCCTCCACCGATCCGAATCTGCAGAACATCCCGGTCAAGGGAGACTACGGTCTCCGCATCCGTGAAGCCTTCATCGCGGCGCCGGAGCATCAATTGCTCTGCGCCGACTATAGCCAGGTCGAACCCCGCATTCTGGCGCACCTCTCGCAGGACCCGCGGCTGTTGCAAGTGTTCGAGCAGGGCGAGGACATTCACATGGCCACGGCGATGGAGATCTTCAACCTTCCGGCCGGGCAGGTCACGCGGGACATGCGGCGCGCGGCGAAGAGCGTGGTGTTTGGGATCGTGTACGGGATCAGTCCGTTCGGCCTGGCCTCGAACATCGGCGTCTCGCAAGCCGATGCGAAGAAATATATCGAGACATTTTTCGAAAAGTTCGCGGCAGTGCGAGCCTTGATGGATCGCAATATCGAAGAGGGAAAGACGAAGGGGTATACCACGACGATCCTCGGGCGCCGGCGGCCGATCCCGGAATTGCAGAGCGGCGACCCTGCCCAGCGCGGCATGGGCGAGCGTATGGCCGTGAACAGCCCGATTCAAGGTTCTGCCGCGGATCTCATCAAGGTGGCCATGATCAATGTCCATAGGCGGCTGCATGACGAACTGCCGACCACCAAGATGATTCTCCAGGTGCATGACGAATTGATCTTTGAAGCGCCGGAGCTTGATCTTGAGAAGGCCAAGCGGCTGGTGAGGCAGGAGATGGAAGCCACCGGTACGAAGCTGGGGTTGTCGGTGCCGCTCAAGGTGGATCTGGGCGTCGGTCACAACTGGCGTTCGGCCCATCCGTAG
- a CDS encoding glutamate formiminotransferase/formiminotetrahydrofolate cyclodeaminase, producing the protein MNQVVECVPNFSEGRNPDVLRALVDVVRSVPGAALLDKTMDQDHHRSVVTFAGRPYAVAEVAFQMARIASQLIDLRSHHGQHPRVGATDVIPFVPIRSVGMQDCVQLARMVGQRIGNELKIPVFLYEQAASRPERTNLEWIRKGGMKGLAARMETDQAWVPDFGPKHLHQTAGATVVGARWPLIAFNVNLKSRDLAVADAIAKAVRQSSGGLPFVKAIGVELKSQGLVQVSMNLTNYEETPLHVVFAAVQREAEVHGVELAGTEIVGLVPEQALIETARQALRLDRFEGRQVLEARLDSSESREAFGRLTVSQLQKEKPPPVKAGAVDGPTVETHGLTGGSVGALSAAFAASLGVMVAKLNRARAVETRLSEIRTRLHELVQVDRDVYAQVLQASKLPLTHPDRALQLSSNLLAATEVPMEIVKLSCEIIPLLRGLLSQAKPEVQPDLTMGMRLADAVIDGCLGMVDENMKVQPNQQLIASIRDRFSAAEQMLVDAKSLCYTPPFDSWPQNMLNILKLR; encoded by the coding sequence GTGAATCAGGTCGTCGAATGTGTGCCGAACTTCAGTGAAGGCCGGAACCCCGACGTCCTGCGGGCCTTGGTCGACGTGGTCCGTTCGGTGCCGGGTGCGGCGTTATTGGACAAGACGATGGATCAGGACCACCATCGTTCGGTCGTCACGTTCGCCGGCCGTCCCTATGCCGTAGCCGAGGTTGCTTTTCAGATGGCTCGGATCGCCTCCCAATTGATCGATCTACGCAGCCACCATGGCCAACATCCTCGGGTCGGCGCGACGGATGTCATCCCCTTCGTGCCCATCCGCAGTGTCGGCATGCAGGATTGTGTGCAGCTGGCAAGGATGGTCGGTCAACGGATCGGGAACGAGCTGAAGATCCCGGTGTTTCTCTACGAGCAGGCGGCCTCACGGCCTGAGCGTACGAATCTCGAATGGATTCGCAAAGGCGGCATGAAGGGGCTGGCGGCTCGCATGGAAACCGACCAGGCCTGGGTTCCGGACTTCGGTCCGAAGCACCTGCACCAGACGGCCGGGGCCACGGTGGTGGGGGCGCGTTGGCCGCTCATCGCCTTCAACGTGAACCTGAAGAGCCGGGACCTCGCAGTCGCCGACGCCATCGCCAAGGCCGTTCGGCAATCCAGCGGCGGCCTCCCGTTCGTCAAGGCGATCGGGGTGGAGTTGAAAAGCCAGGGTCTGGTGCAGGTCTCGATGAACCTGACGAACTACGAGGAGACGCCGCTCCATGTTGTCTTCGCCGCGGTTCAGCGGGAGGCGGAGGTCCATGGGGTGGAATTGGCCGGGACCGAAATCGTCGGGTTGGTGCCGGAGCAGGCGCTCATTGAAACCGCCCGACAGGCGCTTCGCCTCGATCGATTCGAGGGGCGGCAGGTACTGGAAGCGCGACTGGACAGTTCCGAGTCGCGCGAGGCGTTCGGACGGCTGACGGTGTCGCAGTTGCAGAAGGAAAAACCGCCGCCGGTGAAGGCCGGGGCAGTCGATGGGCCGACGGTGGAAACCCATGGATTGACAGGGGGTAGTGTGGGGGCCCTCTCGGCCGCGTTCGCAGCCTCGTTGGGAGTCATGGTGGCCAAGCTGAATCGGGCACGGGCGGTCGAAACTCGTCTATCCGAGATTCGAACGCGTCTCCATGAATTGGTGCAGGTCGATCGTGACGTCTATGCGCAGGTGCTCCAGGCGAGCAAGCTTCCGCTCACCCACCCCGATCGCGCGCTCCAGCTTTCGTCGAACCTGTTGGCGGCGACGGAGGTTCCCATGGAGATAGTAAAACTCTCATGCGAGATCATCCCGCTCCTGCGAGGGCTCTTGTCGCAGGCGAAGCCGGAGGTCCAGCCCGATCTCACCATGGGGATGCGCCTGGCGGACGCCGTCATCGATGGATGCCTTGGAATGGTCGACGAGAACATGAAAGTCCAACCAAATCAGCAGCTTATTGCATCGATCCGGGATCGATTCTCAGCCGCGGAACAAATGCTTGTAGATGCGAAATCGCTATGCTACACTCCGCCCTTCGATTCGTGGCCGCAAAACATGTTGAATATTTTGAAACTTCGGTGA
- a CDS encoding Endonuclease III encodes MLAQDIHAVIRTVQREIARWPEPVVGVVARQSGRDPFLVLISCLLSLRTKDKTTAEACARLFALASTPATMQKLTASTIEQAIYPVGFYRTKAKQIRQICTKLLERYEGLVPDTIDELLTLPGVGRKTANLVVTVGYEKPGICVDIHVHRISNRWGYVKTKNPDETEQALRDKLPRKYWIIFNDLLVPYGQNLCQPVSPFCSKCKIAKYCERVGVTKSR; translated from the coding sequence ATGCTGGCGCAAGACATTCACGCCGTCATCCGAACGGTCCAGCGGGAAATCGCCCGCTGGCCTGAGCCGGTCGTCGGTGTCGTGGCCAGACAGTCTGGACGCGATCCCTTCCTCGTATTGATCTCCTGCCTGCTCAGCCTGCGGACCAAAGACAAGACGACCGCCGAAGCCTGTGCGCGGCTCTTTGCCCTCGCCTCGACCCCGGCTACCATGCAGAAGCTGACGGCTTCGACCATTGAACAGGCCATCTACCCAGTCGGGTTCTACCGGACCAAGGCGAAACAGATCCGGCAGATTTGCACCAAGCTTCTCGAACGATACGAAGGCCTGGTGCCTGATACGATCGACGAGTTGCTGACGTTGCCGGGAGTGGGGCGGAAGACGGCGAATCTGGTGGTCACGGTCGGGTATGAAAAACCGGGGATTTGCGTCGATATCCATGTGCATCGGATCAGCAACCGGTGGGGCTATGTGAAGACCAAGAATCCCGACGAGACCGAGCAGGCACTCCGCGACAAACTGCCCCGCAAATATTGGATCATCTTCAACGATCTGCTTGTGCCCTACGGCCAGAACCTCTGCCAACCGGTCTCCCCCTTCTGCAGCAAGTGCAAGATCGCGAAGTACTGCGAACGGGTCGGGGTCACGAAGTCGCGTTAG
- a CDS encoding oxidase-related protein, which produces MSTDLITELKPTKSAPLLGFWYPATTSSSLAVGHMQAQVMLGQPVLICRDRRGQVAAMRDICPHRGMPLSFGHFDGERVECSYHGWQFDTGGRCRHIPALIEGSPLQPDKIGITSYPCQDLDGYVWVFLPDPQQPSQPVPEVPRLPLPSEPYRMVQISTMLDCTIDDGIVGLMDPAHGPFVHQSSWWRTKASIHDKAKTFEPIPNGFRMVPHAPSKNSGPYKLLNRFYGGPLTTTIDFVLPNQRFEFVQCGSMFVSSRATVTPIGERQCRIDFTAAWNALPWLPFAKPLFRYFANIFMQQDKQAMERQAVGLKYKPALMLIDDADTPAKWYYKLKAAHLAAVQTGRPLDHPLKGRVTLRWRS; this is translated from the coding sequence ATGAGCACAGACCTCATCACCGAACTCAAACCGACGAAGAGTGCCCCCCTCCTGGGTTTTTGGTATCCGGCCACGACGAGTTCGTCGCTGGCCGTCGGCCACATGCAAGCACAGGTGATGCTCGGGCAACCGGTTCTGATCTGTCGCGACCGCCGGGGACAGGTGGCGGCGATGCGCGATATTTGCCCGCATCGCGGGATGCCGCTGTCGTTCGGACATTTCGATGGGGAGCGTGTCGAGTGTTCCTACCACGGCTGGCAATTCGATACGGGCGGCCGCTGCCGCCACATACCTGCCTTGATCGAAGGCTCGCCGCTCCAACCGGACAAGATCGGCATTACCTCCTATCCCTGCCAGGATCTGGACGGCTACGTCTGGGTGTTTCTCCCGGACCCGCAACAACCGTCTCAACCGGTGCCGGAAGTTCCGCGCCTTCCGTTGCCGTCCGAACCTTACCGCATGGTCCAGATCTCGACGATGTTGGACTGCACCATCGACGACGGCATCGTGGGCCTCATGGATCCAGCCCACGGCCCCTTCGTCCACCAGAGTTCCTGGTGGCGGACGAAAGCCAGCATCCACGACAAGGCCAAAACGTTTGAACCGATCCCGAACGGATTTCGGATGGTCCCCCATGCACCCTCCAAAAACAGCGGGCCTTACAAACTGTTGAATCGGTTTTACGGCGGGCCGCTGACCACGACCATCGACTTCGTCCTTCCCAACCAACGGTTCGAGTTCGTGCAGTGCGGTTCGATGTTCGTGTCCTCGCGCGCCACCGTCACCCCGATCGGCGAGCGACAATGCCGCATCGATTTTACCGCCGCCTGGAACGCCCTTCCCTGGCTGCCCTTCGCCAAGCCCCTGTTTCGTTATTTCGCCAACATCTTCATGCAGCAGGATAAGCAGGCGATGGAGCGGCAAGCGGTCGGACTGAAATACAAGCCGGCGCTCATGCTGATCGATGACGCAGACACTCCCGCCAAATGGTACTACAAGCTAAAGGCAGCCCATCTCGCCGCCGTGCAAACCGGCCGGCCGTTGGACCACCCCCTCAAGGGCCGCGTCACGCTGCGCTGGAGAAGTTAG
- a CDS encoding ABC transport protein, ATP-binding subunit translates to MRALDRVEVLGFKSIRKMDLKLRSLNVLIGANGAGKSNFITIFSLLNHIVENNLQRFVGNAGGADSLLYFGHRQTNEIVFRLHFGSNGYEAKLSVSKKNSLFFSEESCWFQGVGYSKPYVVSLGSGHEETGLHEEATQRKGKIASYVIDDLRDWKVYHFHDTSDKAAVKKVCDIGDNVRLRPDASNLAAFLYLLKKKKSDHYERIVGTIRLVAPFFDDFVLRPDPLNTNKIQLEWKEKDSDAYFNAYSLSDGTLRFICLATLLLQPTLPSTILIDEPELGLHPYAITTLAGLLESAGKRTQVIVSTQSVPLVNQFSPSEIIVVDRDNNQSIFKRLDETDMQHWLEEYGLGDLWEKNVLGGRPS, encoded by the coding sequence ATGCGCGCTTTGGATAGAGTGGAAGTGCTCGGCTTCAAGTCTATTAGGAAGATGGACTTGAAGCTCCGCTCTCTGAATGTCCTCATTGGTGCCAATGGTGCTGGAAAGTCGAACTTCATTACGATTTTTAGTCTGCTCAACCACATCGTGGAAAATAATCTCCAGCGATTTGTCGGAAATGCTGGAGGTGCGGACTCCCTACTTTACTTTGGGCATCGGCAAACTAACGAAATCGTGTTTCGTCTCCACTTCGGATCCAATGGGTATGAAGCGAAACTTTCAGTTTCCAAAAAAAATAGCTTGTTCTTCTCCGAGGAAAGTTGCTGGTTTCAAGGGGTCGGCTATTCGAAGCCCTACGTTGTAAGTCTGGGGAGTGGTCATGAAGAAACTGGCTTACACGAAGAAGCTACTCAGCGCAAAGGAAAGATCGCAAGCTATGTGATTGACGACCTTAGAGACTGGAAGGTTTATCATTTCCACGATACTAGCGACAAAGCTGCAGTAAAAAAGGTCTGCGATATAGGTGATAACGTTCGGCTTCGTCCAGACGCTTCAAATCTTGCTGCCTTCTTGTATCTGTTGAAGAAGAAAAAAAGCGACCATTACGAGCGAATCGTTGGAACTATACGGTTAGTCGCGCCGTTCTTTGACGATTTTGTTTTGAGGCCAGACCCTTTGAACACAAACAAGATTCAGTTGGAGTGGAAAGAAAAGGACTCAGACGCTTATTTCAACGCTTACTCTCTTTCTGACGGCACATTGAGATTTATCTGCCTTGCGACATTGCTGCTACAACCCACACTTCCCTCTACCATATTGATTGATGAACCGGAGCTCGGACTTCATCCTTATGCCATCACTACTTTAGCTGGCCTTCTGGAGAGCGCTGGGAAGCGAACCCAAGTCATAGTTTCCACTCAGTCAGTCCCACTCGTTAATCAGTTTTCCCCCTCCGAAATCATTGTTGTCGATAGGGACAATAATCAATCGATCTTCAAGCGATTAGATGAGACAGACATGCAGCACTGGCTTGAAGAATACGGACTCGGTGATCTTTGGGAAAAGAACGTCCTCGGCGGTCGTCCCAGCTAA
- a CDS encoding SSU ribosomal protein S21p, with translation MEIKVFNNNVEKALKVAKKKLAGEGLFRELKRRRYYEKPSVRKKAKEREAQRRRQKWLAKRRSD, from the coding sequence ATGGAAATCAAGGTCTTCAATAACAATGTCGAAAAAGCCCTGAAGGTCGCCAAGAAGAAATTGGCGGGCGAAGGATTGTTCCGCGAACTGAAGCGCCGCCGGTATTACGAAAAGCCAAGTGTCCGCAAAAAGGCGAAAGAGCGAGAGGCTCAGCGTCGCCGGCAGAAGTGGCTCGCGAAGAGACGGTCAGACTAG
- a CDS encoding Inner membrane protein, KefB/KefC family, translated as MSDYAVLGDLLVIYAVSTVVVFVFHQFRLPSIAGFLVAGALIGPHGLHLIPDVSQVQVLAEIGIVLLLFTIGMEFSSAHFASARRILMVAAPIQTGGVLILALLGALAVGLSYQQGIFWGFLLSLSSTAIVLKALAEQGESDSFHGRATVAILIFQDLAVVPMMLITPILATPSGSAMGAVLMTLVKAAVVVGLIVAAAWYLAPRLLRHIVRSRSRELFLLSIIVLCLGIAWLTSLGGLSLALGAFIAGLVIAESEYSHQALAEVLPFRDSFNSLFFVSIGVLMDLRVVLDHPFVVLGLLLAVIVGKLVTGAGAMVATGAPPRSAVLVGVALAQVGEFSFILAQQGQDAGLLTGDLYQLFLATSVLTMVVTPFLMQWSPDLGRRVEAMQRLRGWLPTRTAAHVAQLEGQQVRIKDHVIIVGYGLNGRNLARVLSETEIPHVALDLDGDTVRRESRHGVPIYYGDGSNANVLRHMRIDDAKVLVVALSDPFTARRTVKVAKGLNPKLHIVVRTRYLRELEELHQLGADDVVPEEFETSIEIFALVLRTYSLPQEFVVRKAEQIRREGYALLRRSDMPELAHHLRGGTLTDVEVETCRIDDEAPAVGKSLAELSIRPRTGASIIAWTRSQVTQSNPSETVRLQSGDVLTLLGSRDQIRRAMALLNEPSNGTSRQAG; from the coding sequence ATGAGTGACTACGCGGTTCTCGGCGATCTCTTGGTGATCTATGCGGTGTCCACCGTGGTGGTCTTCGTCTTCCATCAGTTTCGCCTGCCCTCTATCGCCGGTTTTTTGGTGGCGGGAGCCCTGATCGGCCCCCACGGGCTTCACTTGATTCCGGACGTGTCCCAGGTGCAGGTGCTGGCCGAGATCGGGATCGTGCTGCTCCTCTTCACGATCGGGATGGAGTTTTCATCCGCACACTTTGCGTCGGCCCGTCGCATTCTCATGGTGGCCGCTCCCATTCAGACAGGGGGCGTCCTCATCTTGGCGTTGCTGGGGGCGCTGGCGGTGGGACTCTCGTATCAGCAGGGGATCTTCTGGGGCTTTCTACTATCTCTGAGCAGCACCGCTATTGTCCTCAAGGCCCTCGCCGAACAGGGCGAGAGCGATTCGTTTCACGGCCGCGCCACGGTGGCGATTCTGATCTTCCAGGACCTCGCGGTCGTGCCGATGATGCTCATCACGCCGATCTTGGCTACTCCCAGCGGAAGCGCGATGGGGGCGGTGCTGATGACTCTCGTGAAGGCGGCGGTGGTCGTCGGGTTGATCGTCGCGGCGGCCTGGTACCTGGCACCGCGGTTATTGCGGCACATCGTACGGAGCCGAAGCCGCGAGTTGTTTCTGCTCTCGATCATCGTGCTCTGCCTCGGCATCGCCTGGCTCACCTCGTTGGGCGGACTGTCACTGGCCCTCGGGGCGTTTATCGCCGGGCTGGTCATCGCGGAGTCCGAATACAGCCACCAGGCGCTGGCGGAGGTCCTGCCGTTCCGCGACAGTTTCAACAGCCTGTTTTTCGTGTCGATCGGGGTCTTGATGGACCTGCGTGTGGTGCTGGACCATCCCTTCGTCGTCCTGGGGCTGTTGTTGGCGGTGATTGTCGGAAAACTGGTGACTGGGGCCGGTGCGATGGTCGCGACGGGGGCTCCGCCGAGGTCGGCGGTCCTGGTCGGCGTGGCGCTGGCGCAGGTGGGAGAATTCAGTTTCATCCTGGCGCAGCAGGGGCAGGACGCAGGATTGTTGACCGGAGACCTCTATCAGTTGTTCTTGGCGACGTCGGTCCTCACGATGGTGGTGACCCCCTTCTTGATGCAGTGGTCGCCCGATCTGGGACGGCGGGTGGAGGCGATGCAACGGCTGCGAGGCTGGTTGCCCACCCGCACGGCCGCTCATGTGGCGCAACTGGAAGGGCAGCAGGTCCGCATCAAGGACCATGTGATCATCGTGGGGTACGGGCTCAACGGCCGAAACCTCGCGCGCGTCCTGAGCGAAACCGAGATTCCGCACGTGGCCCTCGACCTGGACGGCGACACGGTGCGCCGCGAGTCGCGCCACGGTGTCCCCATTTATTACGGCGACGGCTCGAACGCCAACGTCCTGCGGCACATGCGAATCGACGACGCCAAGGTGTTGGTGGTGGCGCTGTCCGATCCCTTCACGGCCAGACGGACCGTGAAGGTGGCCAAGGGGTTGAATCCCAAACTGCATATCGTGGTGCGGACGCGCTATTTGCGCGAGTTGGAGGAGTTGCATCAGCTGGGTGCGGACGACGTGGTGCCGGAGGAGTTCGAGACGTCGATCGAAATCTTCGCGTTGGTGCTGCGGACCTACAGCCTGCCGCAGGAATTCGTAGTGCGCAAGGCCGAACAAATCCGGCGGGAGGGCTATGCCCTGCTGCGTCGCAGCGACATGCCGGAGCTGGCCCATCATCTTCGCGGGGGCACCTTGACCGATGTCGAGGTGGAAACCTGCCGGATTGACGATGAGGCGCCGGCGGTGGGCAAGTCGCTGGCGGAACTCTCGATCCGTCCACGGACCGGCGCGTCGATCATCGCCTGGACCCGGAGCCAGGTGACCCAGTCGAATCCGTCGGAAACGGTACGCCTGCAATCGGGCGACGTGCTCACGCTCCTCGGCTCTCGTGATCAGATCAGGCGGGCGATGGCGCTGTTGAATGAACCGAGTAACGGCACGAGCCGGCAGGCCGGCTGA
- a CDS encoding Uncharacterized UPF0033 protein, which translates to MMQADVKLDTLGYFCPMPIILTSKKIKELTTGQVLEVVSDDEGIKKDMPAWCQTTGHEMVGMEEEQSSSKRIYKAFVKKTK; encoded by the coding sequence ATGATGCAGGCTGATGTGAAACTCGATACGCTGGGGTATTTTTGTCCCATGCCGATTATTTTGACCTCGAAGAAGATCAAGGAACTCACGACCGGCCAGGTATTGGAAGTCGTCTCGGACGACGAAGGCATTAAGAAGGACATGCCGGCCTGGTGCCAGACCACCGGCCATGAAATGGTGGGGATGGAAGAGGAGCAGAGTTCTTCCAAGCGGATCTACAAGGCCTTCGTCAAGAAAACCAAGTAG
- a CDS encoding Mobile element protein, protein MKRTRRNHGATFKAQVALAAVKGDKTLAELAEQFQVHPTQITEWKQQLLARAAAVFGGTTPTADTPDLKTLHAKIGQLALENDFLEGALIKAGLLSAKR, encoded by the coding sequence ATGAAGAGGACAAGACGGAATCACGGAGCCACGTTTAAGGCCCAGGTGGCTTTGGCGGCAGTCAAAGGCGACAAAACGCTGGCCGAATTAGCCGAGCAGTTTCAAGTCCATCCCACGCAGATCACCGAATGGAAGCAACAATTGCTGGCGCGGGCCGCCGCTGTCTTTGGCGGGACCACGCCGACAGCGGACACGCCGGATCTCAAGACCCTCCACGCCAAAATTGGCCAACTGGCCCTGGAGAATGATTTTTTAGAAGGGGCGCTCATCAAGGCGGGATTGTTGAGCGCAAAGCGATGA